One genomic window of Psychrobacillus sp. INOP01 includes the following:
- a CDS encoding adenylosuccinate synthase → MPSVVVVGTQWGDEGKGKITDFLSENSEVIARYQGGNNAGHTIIFGGETYKLHLIPSGIFYKDKISVIGNGMVVDPRALVKELKGLHDRGVTTENLRISNRAHVILPYHLKQDEVEEARRGANKIGTTGKGIGPAYMDKAARVGIRIADLLDYEVFKEKLELNLQEKNRMFEKFYETEGFTSEEILEEFYGYGQEIAKYVTDTSKVLNDALDDGRRVLFEGAQGVMLDIDQGTYPFVTSSNPVAGGVTIGAGVGPTKINHVVGVCKAYTSRVGDGPFPTELFDEIGNQIREVGKEYGTTTGRPRRIGWFDTVVIRHARRVSGLTDLTVNSIDVLTGLDTVKLCTAYRYKGELITEYPANLRILGECEPVYEEMPGWSEDITKCKSLDELPETARHYLERISQLTGVQISIFSVGPDRTQTNIITSVWK, encoded by the coding sequence ATGCCATCAGTAGTAGTAGTTGGAACACAATGGGGAGACGAAGGTAAAGGAAAAATCACAGACTTTCTATCCGAAAACTCAGAAGTAATTGCACGTTACCAAGGTGGTAATAATGCAGGTCACACAATTATTTTCGGAGGAGAAACTTACAAGCTTCACTTAATTCCTTCAGGGATTTTCTATAAAGATAAAATTTCTGTTATAGGAAATGGAATGGTAGTGGATCCAAGAGCACTTGTAAAAGAGCTAAAAGGATTGCATGACCGTGGAGTAACAACCGAAAACTTACGTATTTCTAATCGTGCACATGTTATTCTTCCTTACCACCTAAAACAAGACGAAGTAGAAGAAGCTCGCAGAGGAGCAAATAAAATCGGTACGACAGGTAAAGGTATTGGACCAGCTTATATGGACAAAGCTGCACGTGTCGGGATTCGTATTGCTGATCTTCTGGACTACGAAGTATTTAAGGAAAAATTAGAACTTAACTTACAAGAAAAGAATAGAATGTTTGAGAAGTTTTACGAAACAGAAGGATTTACTTCAGAAGAAATATTAGAAGAATTCTATGGCTATGGGCAAGAGATTGCCAAGTATGTTACGGATACTTCAAAAGTATTGAACGACGCATTAGATGATGGCCGTCGTGTATTATTTGAAGGTGCACAAGGAGTTATGTTGGACATCGATCAAGGTACTTATCCATTTGTAACTTCTTCGAATCCAGTAGCTGGTGGAGTAACAATTGGAGCAGGAGTAGGTCCAACAAAAATTAACCATGTAGTAGGTGTTTGTAAAGCATATACATCACGTGTAGGTGATGGTCCTTTCCCTACTGAGCTATTTGATGAAATTGGAAATCAAATCCGAGAAGTTGGTAAAGAATATGGGACAACTACAGGTAGACCACGTCGTATAGGGTGGTTTGATACAGTAGTAATTAGACATGCTCGTCGTGTAAGTGGTTTAACTGATTTAACGGTTAACTCTATTGATGTATTGACTGGTTTAGATACAGTTAAATTATGTACTGCTTATAGATATAAAGGTGAATTAATTACGGAATATCCAGCTAACCTTCGTATTTTAGGTGAATGTGAACCAGTTTATGAAGAAATGCCAGGTTGGAGTGAAGACATTACAAAATGTAAATCACTAGATGAACTTCCTGAGACAGCTCGTCATTACTTAGAACGGATTTCTCAACTTACAGGTGTACAAATCTCCATCTTCTCAGTTGGACCAGATCGTACGCAAACAAATATCATTACAAGTGTTTGGAAATAA
- the dnaB gene encoding replicative DNA helicase, protein MSDPMLDRVPPHNQEAEQSVIGAIFLEPQALITAGEILLAEDFYRVAHQKIFQTMLHLSDKGKAIDVVTVTEELSAKKELEDVGGISYISEIANAVPTAANIAYYAKIVEEKSILRRLIRVATTIVEDGFTREDEVEALLAEAERKMMEVASRKNAGDFEHIKDVLVETYDNIEKLHTRKGDVTGIPTGFRDLDRITAGFQRNDLIIVAARPSVGKTAFALNVAQNVATKTDENVAIFSLEMGAEQLVMRMLCAEGNIDAQVLRTGALTTEDWRKLTMAMGSLSNAGIYIDDTPGIRVNEIRAKCRRLKQESGLGMILIDYLQLIQGSGGSQANRQQEVSEISRSLKGLARELQVPVIALSQLSRGVEQRQDKRPMMSDLRESGSIEQDADIVSFLYREDYYDKETENQNMIEIIIAKQRNGPTGTVTLAFVKEFNKFVNIDWSQHQAPPA, encoded by the coding sequence ATGAGCGATCCAATGTTGGACCGTGTACCGCCGCATAACCAAGAAGCCGAACAGTCTGTCATTGGGGCAATATTTCTAGAACCACAGGCATTAATTACCGCTGGAGAAATCTTGCTGGCTGAAGATTTTTATCGTGTAGCACATCAAAAGATATTCCAAACGATGCTTCATTTAAGCGATAAAGGTAAGGCAATCGATGTTGTAACTGTGACGGAGGAACTTTCTGCAAAGAAAGAGTTAGAAGATGTAGGTGGAATTTCGTATATTAGTGAAATTGCTAATGCAGTTCCAACCGCAGCCAATATAGCATACTACGCTAAGATCGTAGAAGAAAAATCTATTTTACGCCGCTTAATACGTGTAGCGACCACCATAGTAGAAGATGGTTTTACTAGGGAAGATGAAGTAGAAGCATTATTAGCAGAAGCCGAACGCAAAATGATGGAAGTCGCAAGCCGAAAAAATGCTGGTGATTTCGAGCATATTAAAGACGTTTTAGTGGAAACATACGATAATATAGAAAAACTTCATACAAGAAAAGGCGATGTTACCGGTATTCCAACTGGATTCCGTGATTTAGACCGAATTACAGCCGGTTTCCAACGAAATGATTTAATCATTGTCGCTGCCCGTCCATCTGTAGGGAAAACGGCATTTGCTCTGAATGTGGCACAAAACGTAGCGACAAAAACAGATGAAAATGTAGCAATCTTTAGTTTAGAGATGGGTGCAGAACAGTTAGTTATGCGTATGCTTTGTGCGGAGGGGAATATAGACGCTCAGGTACTTCGTACAGGGGCACTGACAACCGAGGATTGGCGTAAGCTTACAATGGCGATGGGAAGTCTCTCAAATGCAGGTATTTATATAGACGATACCCCTGGTATTCGGGTAAATGAAATCCGGGCTAAATGTCGTCGATTAAAACAAGAGTCTGGTCTGGGTATGATTTTGATTGATTATTTACAGCTAATCCAAGGTAGTGGAGGAAGCCAAGCTAACCGACAACAAGAGGTTTCGGAAATTTCTCGTTCTTTAAAAGGTTTAGCTCGTGAATTGCAGGTTCCTGTTATTGCTTTGTCACAGTTATCCCGTGGAGTTGAGCAGCGTCAAGATAAGCGACCAATGATGTCTGATTTACGTGAATCTGGATCTATTGAGCAGGATGCAGATATTGTATCCTTCCTGTACCGTGAGGATTACTACGACAAAGAAACAGAAAATCAGAACATGATTGAAATTATTATTGCAAAACAGCGTAATGGTCCTACTGGAACTGTTACACTTGCGTTCGTTAAAGAGTTTAACAAATTCGTTAACATTGACTGGAGTCAACACCAAGCGCCACCAGCCTAA
- the rplI gene encoding 50S ribosomal protein L9, whose protein sequence is MKVVFLKDVKGKGKKGEVKNVADGYAHNFLLKNKLAVEVNAAALSALEGQKKKSEKEAAKELEEAQKLKETLEQLTVELKAKSGNDGRLFGSITTKQIASQLEKSHGIKLDKRKMELDDAIRALGYTNVPVKLHHEVVATLKVLVAEES, encoded by the coding sequence ATGAAAGTAGTATTCTTAAAAGACGTAAAAGGTAAAGGCAAAAAAGGCGAAGTCAAAAATGTTGCAGATGGGTATGCACATAACTTTTTGCTAAAAAACAAATTAGCAGTAGAAGTAAATGCAGCTGCATTAAGTGCTCTTGAAGGGCAAAAGAAAAAATCCGAAAAAGAAGCAGCTAAAGAGCTAGAAGAAGCCCAAAAATTAAAAGAAACATTAGAGCAATTAACAGTTGAGTTAAAAGCAAAGTCAGGAAATGATGGTCGACTATTCGGTTCCATTACAACGAAACAAATTGCCTCTCAATTAGAAAAATCACATGGTATTAAATTAGATAAACGCAAAATGGAATTAGATGACGCAATTAGAGCATTAGGGTATACAAATGTACCTGTGAAACTTCATCATGAAGTTGTGGCGACATTAAAAGTTCTTGTTGCAGAAGAATCGTAA
- a CDS encoding DHH family phosphoesterase — MASFFRKRPIRYPLILFLLLSGVATYLLLSTNILIGLLFALMVIGVFIYAWIIEQRVYEETEKHIETLSYRMKRVGEEALLEMPIGILLINDQYIIEWANPYMTQQLPFDTIIGEELLSISKDFQQLKKQEESKEMVISLDEKNYKVFYKAEEKLLYFFDITEQVEMESLYYGDRTVIGVLFIDNYDEISQGMDDQTRGRLNSIVTSCVNDWGAKYGIYVKRISSDRFLAVFNESILVELEKSKFSILDDIRETTSKFGFSLTLSVGVGAGSTSLVELGELAQSSLDLVLGRGGDQVAIKHSSGKVKFYGGKTNPVEKRTRVRARVISHALRDLIQDSDQVFVMGHRMPDMDAIGSAVGVRKMAGMNKVEGYVVLDTNELDNSVTRLMDEIKEQPELYNRFISPEEAISKITDKTLLVVVDTHKPSLVIDEKLLQKAEKIVVIDHHRRGEEFISNTMLVYMEPYASSTSELVTELIEYQPKNEKLSMLEATSMLAGIIVDTKSFTLRTGARTFEAASYLRTHGADTILVQRMLKEDIDTYIERSKIVQNVEFFREGIAIAHGMENVSYSQVLLAQTADILLTMNNVAASFVIGRKSESALGISARSLGDINVQVIMEKLNGGGHLTNAACQLEDTSIDEAILLLKNAIIDTIEGGNEE, encoded by the coding sequence GTGGCATCTTTTTTTAGGAAACGGCCAATTCGATATCCACTCATACTGTTTTTACTACTTAGTGGGGTTGCAACTTATTTATTACTGTCTACCAACATATTGATTGGATTATTATTCGCTCTAATGGTAATTGGTGTATTTATCTATGCGTGGATTATTGAACAACGTGTATATGAAGAGACAGAAAAACATATCGAAACTCTTTCCTACCGGATGAAAAGGGTAGGGGAGGAAGCCTTATTAGAAATGCCAATCGGGATATTACTCATAAATGATCAGTACATCATCGAATGGGCAAATCCATATATGACGCAACAGCTTCCATTCGATACGATTATTGGTGAGGAGCTTCTTTCTATATCAAAGGATTTTCAACAGCTTAAGAAACAAGAAGAATCCAAAGAAATGGTCATATCTTTGGATGAAAAAAATTATAAAGTATTTTATAAAGCGGAAGAAAAGCTTCTATATTTCTTTGATATAACCGAACAAGTAGAGATGGAATCGTTATACTATGGAGATCGAACCGTTATTGGTGTGCTATTCATAGACAATTACGATGAAATATCACAGGGGATGGACGATCAAACACGAGGAAGACTCAACAGTATCGTTACTTCGTGTGTGAACGATTGGGGGGCAAAATACGGCATTTATGTAAAAAGGATTTCCTCAGATCGTTTTTTAGCCGTTTTTAATGAATCCATTTTAGTAGAACTAGAAAAAAGTAAATTCTCCATATTGGATGATATAAGAGAAACTACTTCTAAGTTTGGTTTTTCCCTCACTTTAAGTGTAGGTGTTGGTGCAGGTTCTACTTCCCTAGTTGAACTTGGAGAACTAGCACAGTCTAGCTTAGACTTAGTATTAGGACGTGGTGGAGATCAAGTAGCCATCAAGCACTCAAGTGGCAAAGTGAAGTTCTATGGTGGGAAAACAAACCCAGTAGAAAAACGGACACGTGTAAGAGCTAGAGTTATTTCCCACGCTCTACGAGATTTAATACAAGATAGTGACCAAGTATTTGTTATGGGGCATAGGATGCCAGATATGGATGCAATCGGATCAGCTGTTGGGGTAAGAAAAATGGCTGGGATGAACAAAGTAGAGGGCTATGTTGTATTGGACACTAATGAGTTAGACAATAGCGTGACCCGATTAATGGATGAGATAAAAGAACAACCAGAGCTATATAATCGTTTTATAAGTCCTGAAGAAGCGATAAGTAAAATTACGGATAAAACATTATTAGTTGTAGTAGATACACATAAACCGAGCTTAGTTATTGATGAAAAGCTTCTTCAAAAAGCAGAGAAAATAGTAGTGATTGATCATCATCGACGTGGAGAAGAATTCATTTCAAATACGATGTTGGTTTATATGGAACCATATGCATCCTCTACTTCAGAATTGGTAACTGAACTAATTGAATATCAGCCGAAAAATGAAAAGCTATCCATGCTAGAAGCAACATCTATGCTAGCAGGTATTATTGTAGACACAAAAAGCTTTACGCTTCGTACAGGGGCAAGAACATTTGAAGCAGCATCGTATTTACGTACGCATGGTGCAGATACAATTCTTGTTCAACGAATGTTGAAGGAAGACATTGATACCTATATAGAACGCTCTAAAATCGTCCAAAATGTGGAGTTTTTTAGAGAAGGTATTGCTATTGCTCATGGCATGGAGAACGTCTCCTATAGTCAGGTATTACTTGCTCAAACAGCAGATATTTTGTTGACGATGAATAATGTGGCAGCCTCTTTCGTAATAGGACGTAAAAGTGAATCCGCGTTAGGGATCAGTGCTCGATCATTAGGTGATATCAATGTTCAGGTCATTATGGAAAAACTAAACGGTGGTGGGCATTTAACTAATGCCGCCTGTCAATTGGAAGATACCTCGATAGACGAAGCTATATTACTTCTAAAAAACGCAATTATAGATACAATCGAAGGAGGAAATGAAGAATGA
- a CDS encoding YybS family protein, whose translation MQRNQTNYLTYGSMMIALFAILLAMSVYVPVLGFFTSFIVPLPLAWYSAKFERKHALFVTVIAVLISFIIGGVFGFIFGLLVGPLGFIIGDSIRAKKSKLYMLMATGLSLLLMTALQYILSILFFNMNVLKQFITTIEVYYEQLGNIMSSVGQLPEGYEELVQQSIILIESIMPSYFIGAVFISAWLYLIINLSLLKKLKLDVPKFPKFMDFRLPKAVLWYYLIVSIFSLFVSFEIGTFGYLVFVNAALILRVLLFLQGVSFIHYYFNVEGWPKWSMIIATFLAVPLYMFTIIVGVLDLGFNVRGFIKDRYKK comes from the coding sequence ATGCAAAGAAATCAAACAAATTATTTAACGTATGGATCTATGATGATTGCACTATTTGCTATTTTGTTGGCAATGTCTGTTTATGTTCCGGTACTTGGGTTTTTCACTTCATTTATTGTGCCATTACCTCTTGCTTGGTACAGTGCAAAGTTTGAAAGAAAACATGCTTTATTTGTAACAGTTATCGCGGTTCTAATTTCTTTTATTATTGGTGGAGTTTTTGGATTTATCTTTGGCTTGCTAGTTGGTCCGTTAGGTTTTATCATAGGAGATTCAATCCGAGCTAAAAAGTCCAAGCTTTATATGCTGATGGCAACTGGGCTATCTTTACTTTTAATGACGGCGCTACAATACATATTATCCATTTTATTTTTCAATATGAATGTTTTGAAGCAATTTATCACGACCATTGAAGTATACTACGAACAACTGGGAAATATTATGTCTTCCGTTGGTCAGTTACCTGAGGGCTATGAGGAGTTAGTTCAACAAAGCATAATTCTTATTGAATCTATCATGCCTAGCTATTTTATTGGTGCTGTGTTTATAAGTGCCTGGCTATATTTAATCATTAATTTATCACTATTAAAAAAATTGAAATTAGATGTACCTAAGTTTCCTAAATTCATGGATTTTAGACTACCGAAAGCGGTGTTATGGTATTATTTAATCGTATCCATATTCTCATTGTTTGTTTCATTTGAAATTGGAACGTTTGGCTATTTAGTATTTGTGAACGCTGCATTAATATTACGAGTACTCTTGTTTTTACAAGGTGTTTCTTTCATACACTACTACTTTAATGTTGAAGGCTGGCCTAAATGGTCAATGATAATTGCAACATTTTTAGCAGTCCCCCTATACATGTTTACTATTATAGTAGGGGTATTAGATTTAGGATTTAATGTAAGAGGGTTTATAAAGGACAGATACAAAAAATAA
- the rpsR gene encoding 30S ribosomal protein S18: protein MAPRRGGKRRRKVCYFTSNNITHIDYKDVDLLKKFVSERGKILPRRVTGTSAKYQRKLTRAIKVSRIMALLPFSSEER from the coding sequence ATGGCACCACGTCGCGGAGGCAAAAGACGCCGTAAAGTTTGTTACTTCACATCAAACAATATCACACACATCGATTATAAAGATGTAGATTTGTTGAAAAAATTCGTGTCAGAACGTGGAAAAATTCTTCCACGTCGTGTGACAGGAACTAGTGCGAAGTACCAACGTAAGTTAACACGAGCTATTAAAGTATCTCGTATCATGGCTTTACTTCCATTCTCTTCTGAAGAGAGATAA
- the ssb gene encoding single-stranded DNA-binding protein — translation MINRVVLVGRLTKDPELRYTPSGVAMARFTLAVNRTFSNQQGEREADFINCVVWRKQAENTANYLKKGSLAGVEGRIQTGSYEGQDGKRVYTTDVVADSVQFLEPRNGSGERNQGGQSSGGNGQQQFSTPSYQQNQPMNQQNYTRVDEDPFSNSSGPIEVSDDDLPF, via the coding sequence ATGATTAACCGTGTCGTTTTAGTTGGAAGACTAACAAAAGATCCGGAACTTCGCTATACACCAAGTGGTGTTGCAATGGCAAGATTTACACTAGCTGTAAATCGTACATTCTCCAACCAACAAGGTGAAAGAGAAGCTGATTTTATCAACTGTGTCGTTTGGAGAAAGCAAGCTGAAAACACAGCAAACTACTTGAAAAAAGGAAGTTTAGCTGGTGTTGAAGGTCGCATTCAAACGGGTAGTTATGAAGGACAAGATGGAAAACGTGTTTATACGACAGACGTTGTTGCAGACAGCGTTCAGTTCTTAGAACCACGTAATGGCTCTGGAGAACGCAACCAAGGTGGACAATCATCTGGTGGCAATGGACAGCAGCAATTTTCAACACCTTCATATCAACAAAACCAACCAATGAATCAGCAAAACTATACACGTGTAGATGAGGATCCTTTTTCTAATAGTAGTGGGCCAATCGAAGTATCGGATGACGACTTACCATTCTAA
- the rpsF gene encoding 30S ribosomal protein S6: MRKYELMYIIQPAIEEEAKKALVERFQEILTSNGAEIIEAKEWGKRRLAYEINDLREGFYQIVKVNADSKAIDEYTRLANINEDIIRHIAVRIDDIKVKAKK; this comes from the coding sequence ATGAGAAAGTACGAATTAATGTACATTATTCAACCAGCAATTGAAGAAGAGGCAAAGAAAGCTTTAGTAGAGCGTTTCCAAGAAATCTTAACTTCAAATGGTGCAGAAATCATCGAAGCAAAAGAGTGGGGTAAACGCCGCTTAGCTTACGAAATCAATGACTTGCGTGAAGGTTTCTACCAAATCGTTAAAGTAAACGCTGATTCAAAAGCAATCGATGAGTATACACGTTTAGCTAACATCAATGAAGACATTATCCGTCACATTGCTGTTCGTATCGACGATATTAAAGTTAAAGCAAAAAAATAA
- a CDS encoding DUF3267 domain-containing protein, translating into MENNEETLVVIDIDLKRVAWFSIGLTVGLSIIGLILFPWLSNVTEITFSFWNFLWFFIGYVVLIVLHECFHLVGFWFFGTAPWSSMDYGINLQMGVAYATTTIPLQNSAMKKALLLPFWVTGVLPMIIGFWMGSLMLVLLGAWLIAGAAGDFAMYKELRKYPNDLLIKDDPVKPRLYVLRKTG; encoded by the coding sequence ATGGAAAATAATGAAGAAACGTTAGTTGTAATTGATATTGATCTAAAAAGGGTCGCGTGGTTTAGTATTGGATTAACTGTGGGTCTATCCATAATAGGACTAATTCTATTTCCTTGGTTATCTAATGTTACAGAAATAACTTTCTCGTTTTGGAACTTCCTCTGGTTCTTTATCGGTTATGTCGTATTAATCGTCTTGCACGAATGCTTTCATCTTGTTGGGTTTTGGTTTTTTGGCACTGCACCTTGGAGTAGTATGGATTATGGGATTAATCTTCAAATGGGTGTAGCCTATGCTACTACTACTATTCCGTTACAAAACAGCGCTATGAAAAAGGCTTTATTACTTCCTTTTTGGGTTACTGGTGTTTTACCAATGATTATTGGCTTTTGGATGGGTTCTCTTATGCTCGTTCTCTTAGGCGCTTGGCTAATCGCTGGCGCTGCTGGAGACTTTGCTATGTATAAAGAGCTCAGAAAATATCCAAACGATCTGTTGATTAAAGATGATCCAGTGAAACCTAGGTTATATGTATTAAGAAAAACCGGGTAA
- the ychF gene encoding redox-regulated ATPase YchF, with translation MALTAGIVGLPNVGKSTLFNAITKAGALAANYPFATIDPNVGVVEVPDARLDKLTELVVPKKTVPTAFEFTDIAGIVEGASKGEGLGNKFLAHIREVDAICQVVRCFEDENITHVSGKVDPISDIEVINLELILADLESVDKRLARVTKMVKQRDKEALAEEPVLTRLKEAFEAGKPGRSVEFTEEEQRVVKGFHLLTTKPMLYVANVSEDDIMADGENEYVQKVRTFAAEEGAQVILICAKIEEEMAALEDEEKAMFLEELGIKESGLDQLIKASYSLIGLATYFTAGVQEVRAWTFLKGMKAPQCAGVIHSDFEKGFIRAETVAYDDLVETGSMAAAKEAGKVRLEGKEYIVQDGDVMLFRFNV, from the coding sequence ATGGCGTTAACTGCAGGAATCGTAGGATTACCAAACGTAGGAAAATCTACATTGTTTAATGCAATAACAAAAGCTGGAGCACTTGCAGCAAACTATCCATTTGCTACTATCGATCCCAACGTAGGGGTCGTTGAAGTACCCGATGCACGTTTAGATAAATTAACAGAATTAGTAGTACCAAAGAAAACCGTTCCTACTGCGTTTGAATTTACGGATATCGCAGGAATTGTGGAGGGTGCAAGTAAGGGAGAAGGACTTGGAAATAAATTCCTAGCTCACATCCGTGAAGTAGATGCAATCTGTCAAGTTGTTCGTTGCTTCGAAGATGAAAATATCACGCATGTATCTGGAAAAGTGGATCCAATCTCTGATATTGAAGTAATTAACCTAGAGTTAATATTAGCAGATTTAGAAAGCGTAGATAAACGCCTGGCTCGAGTAACTAAAATGGTAAAACAAAGAGATAAAGAGGCGCTGGCAGAAGAACCAGTTCTTACTCGCTTAAAAGAGGCTTTTGAAGCGGGGAAACCAGGTCGTTCGGTTGAGTTTACGGAAGAAGAGCAGCGCGTAGTAAAAGGCTTTCATCTGCTAACAACAAAACCAATGCTTTACGTTGCAAACGTTTCAGAAGATGATATCATGGCTGATGGCGAAAATGAATATGTACAAAAAGTACGTACATTTGCTGCTGAAGAAGGCGCACAGGTAATACTTATATGTGCAAAAATTGAAGAAGAGATGGCAGCACTAGAAGATGAGGAAAAAGCTATGTTCCTAGAAGAATTAGGAATTAAAGAGTCTGGGTTAGACCAGTTAATCAAAGCTTCTTATTCATTAATAGGTCTAGCAACATACTTTACTGCCGGAGTGCAAGAAGTACGTGCTTGGACATTCCTAAAAGGTATGAAAGCTCCTCAATGCGCAGGGGTTATCCACTCTGACTTTGAAAAAGGATTTATCCGTGCAGAAACAGTTGCCTATGATGATTTAGTTGAAACTGGATCAATGGCTGCTGCAAAAGAAGCCGGCAAGGTTCGTTTAGAAGGAAAAGAATATATCGTTCAAGACGGAGACGTAATGTTGTTCCGCTTCAACGTATAA
- a CDS encoding DUF951 domain-containing protein, producing the protein MEKKQFQLNDIVEMKKQHPCGTNAWKIIRMGADIRIKCEGCQHSVMIPRKEFEKKMKKLIVKADAE; encoded by the coding sequence ATGGAAAAGAAACAATTTCAACTAAATGACATAGTAGAAATGAAGAAACAACATCCATGTGGAACGAATGCTTGGAAAATCATTCGTATGGGAGCTGATATTCGCATAAAATGCGAGGGATGCCAACATAGTGTAATGATACCAAGAAAAGAATTTGAAAAGAAGATGAAGAAGCTTATTGTAAAAGCTGATGCTGAGTAA
- a CDS encoding mechanosensitive ion channel family protein, whose translation MEETIQNLKDYLFKEETWIQLGLVVIKVMLILLVTAIAIRVGKRLIQKAFLVRQRSPLGYSERRQNTLLKLLQNVLTYVVYFSAIIAILTVFGIKVAGLLAGAGIVGLAVGFGAQSLVKDVITGFFIVFEDQFAVGDQVQIGTANGIVQEIGLRTTKVKSYTGELHIIPNGSILVVINYSIYNSLALIDISLAPENDIPSMEKNIEEFLKELPNKYEELVKTPSYLGVQSFDASEIVVRFTAETIPTKQNSVARKIRRDLIEFLEQKGIKIS comes from the coding sequence ATGGAAGAAACAATTCAAAATTTGAAGGATTATTTATTTAAAGAAGAGACTTGGATACAACTTGGGCTTGTTGTTATTAAAGTTATGCTTATTTTATTAGTAACTGCAATTGCGATAAGAGTAGGTAAACGTCTTATACAAAAGGCTTTCTTAGTAAGACAGAGAAGTCCTTTAGGGTATTCTGAGCGTAGGCAAAATACATTACTGAAGCTTCTTCAAAATGTTTTAACTTATGTTGTGTATTTCAGTGCTATTATAGCTATTTTGACTGTTTTTGGTATAAAAGTGGCCGGTTTGCTTGCTGGTGCAGGAATTGTTGGTCTAGCAGTTGGTTTTGGGGCCCAAAGCTTAGTGAAAGATGTCATTACAGGCTTTTTTATTGTATTTGAAGATCAATTTGCGGTAGGAGATCAAGTACAGATAGGGACAGCCAATGGAATTGTACAGGAAATAGGTTTACGTACAACAAAAGTGAAAAGTTATACGGGAGAACTTCATATAATTCCAAATGGTAGCATTTTAGTCGTTATAAACTATTCGATTTATAACTCCTTAGCGTTAATAGATATCAGCCTTGCACCTGAAAATGATATTCCATCTATGGAAAAAAACATTGAGGAGTTTCTTAAAGAATTACCTAACAAATATGAAGAACTTGTTAAAACACCTAGTTATCTTGGGGTACAAAGTTTTGATGCATCCGAAATAGTTGTACGATTTACCGCTGAGACTATACCTACGAAACAAAACAGCGTTGCTAGAAAAATTAGAAGAGATTTAATAGAGTTCCTTGAACAAAAAGGCATTAAAATTTCATAA
- the yyaC gene encoding spore protease YyaC has product MNSSATTITEPSTIYYKETGAIWRLSNYFIEQIPFDHPNLVFCCIGTDRSTGDALGPMTGSFLSQLKSFPFEIVGTLDNPLHALNIEEITETIRSSPKAPYIIAIDACLGNANNIGQIIVHPGPLYPGKAVKKELPPIGEISIKAIVNIGGFMEYNVLQSTRLHLTYEMGRVISRSLLLAWHRYNLKVINNSNSNTDNN; this is encoded by the coding sequence ATGAACTCTTCTGCTACTACTATTACCGAACCTTCTACAATTTATTATAAGGAAACAGGCGCAATTTGGCGATTAAGCAACTACTTTATAGAACAAATACCATTTGACCACCCAAATCTAGTTTTTTGTTGTATAGGCACCGATCGCTCTACTGGAGATGCACTCGGACCGATGACGGGTTCTTTCCTATCACAACTTAAGTCATTTCCATTTGAAATTGTCGGTACATTGGATAATCCTTTACATGCACTAAACATTGAAGAAATTACGGAGACCATTCGAAGCTCTCCAAAAGCCCCTTATATTATAGCTATAGATGCTTGCTTAGGAAACGCAAATAATATTGGACAAATTATCGTTCATCCTGGTCCCTTATATCCGGGCAAAGCAGTAAAAAAAGAATTACCTCCAATCGGAGAAATCTCTATTAAAGCAATTGTAAATATCGGAGGTTTCATGGAATATAATGTTTTACAAAGTACTAGGCTTCATCTAACTTATGAAATGGGAAGAGTCATCTCTCGTTCGCTACTTTTAGCGTGGCATCGTTATAATTTAAAAGTTATAAATAATAGCAACAGCAATACCGACAATAACTAA